In Chroicocephalus ridibundus chromosome 2, bChrRid1.1, whole genome shotgun sequence, the DNA window GACGCAGTGATGTCGCCGGGGGGATTAAACGGGGTGGAGGTGATGTCACCGTGCCTGCACAGCaaaacacacgcacacgcacacacacacccccaacacaccaccccccccacacacaccccccttccccGGAGGAGCGGGTGCTGCCAAGGGAGCGCGATCGGCCCCCACGTCACTCGTGCCACCGGTATAAATGCGGTCCCGCGATGTCCATGGCTGTCGGCTCGGCGGCTCCCGCGACTCGACTGCAGCCGGGCGGAGGGAGCCAGCGCCGCTCCGCGCCCTTCGGCCGCCGCGacccgcggggcggcggcgggcggcggcggagaaggaggaggaggaggaggaggagggaggaggaagaggatgctgCGAGCCTTGGTGGCGGTGTCCCTGTGGCTGCGGGTGAGCCCGCGGGCGCAGGGCGCGCCGTGCGAGGCGGTGCGCATCCCCATGTGCCGCTCCATGCCCTGGAACATCACCCGCATGCCCAACCACCTCCACCACAGCACCCAGGAAAACGCCGTCCTCGCCATCGAGCAGTACGAGGAGCTGGTGGGCACCGGCTGCAGCCCGgtcctccccttcttcctctgcgCCATGTACGCCCCCATCTGCACCCTGGAGTTCCTCTACGACCCCATCAAGCCCTGCCGCTCCGTCTGCCAGCGCGCCCGCGACGGCTGCGAGCCCATCATGCGCCGCTACAACCACAGCTGGCCCGAGAGCCTGGCCTGCGACGACCTCCCCGTCTACGACCGCGGCGTCTGCATCTCCCCCGAGGCCATCGTCACCGACCTGCCGGAGGGTGAGCGCCCCgagggcggcgggccgggggcggcggtggggaggACCCCCGCTACCCCCGCGGGGCACGGAGGGCGGCGGGgcaccctccccccccctccacgccaccaccaccaccattggCCCTTGTCCCGGGAGCCTCTCCCCGACAGCTTTCCTTCCCCGCCACCCCTCTATTTGCAGATGTGAAGTGGACGGACTTCACGCAGGGCGTGATGGTGCCGGAGAGACACCCGGAGCCCGACTGCAAGAGCCGCGGCCAGGGTGAGCCTCGGGgggcccccccacctcccccctccccagagccAGGCCCCCTCCAACACCCCTCAACcgtttcccttctcttcctttgaAGAGCGGTGCAGGTGCAAAAAGACAAAGCCAACGCTGTCGACTTACCTGGCCAAGAACTACAGCTACAGTAAGTGCATTGGGGGGGAAAACGCTTTGCTGTGCCCGTCCCCGCGAGTTTGGCAGCTCTGTGTGGGTGCTGCACCCGCACCAGGCCCCGTCCAGCAAGTGTGGGGTGAGGACAATTCTCCACCGAGGCCCTTCCAAGTGGGTTTTTACTGGAGGACACCTCGCCGTCCTCTTCCAAACCCCACCACTGGTGCGCACCTTGTGCAGGCAGCAGTAGTCGTTGCACAGATGGTGGTGTGCTTCTGATAAAAGCAGTGAAATGTCGGGAACATGCACTGGGATCAACAGGTCGCTCTGCAGAAATTTGCTCTGTAAAGGTCGCTCGAGTAAGCGCAGTTGCAACTAATGTGGAGCATGGCCATGTGCTGCTTGGCCAGCCTGTTTTCATCCAGCAGGTGGAATAAACAGAGGTTTATCACCTAAATAAAACTTGTAAATGTGAAGGAAGCTGAAGCAAGGTAAAAAGTTTTTACTTACAAATGTGTATATTCTTTTACTTACTAGCTGGAGTTTCATCTGGTGCGGAACTGTCAGAGATTAATTGAATTCAGTGACAATTTGCACCAGCCAGCCGAGGAGTTGGCAGATAGTTTTATGATATGTTGCGTGATGTATTGGCAATATAAGTAACTATTCgtccctcttccctcctggctcccccaccccaccccctccagtTTTCTGATGCTGGGAGTCAGGGAGAAGTCTAATTAAATACCAGATTAAATATCTGTAATGTCATTAGAAACCCTCTATTAACTATGAATTTAATATGCAGTCTCATGGTCTTTTGTACTTTATGGGCTTTTTCTCAGATAAAAGTTGTTTCTTAAAGGGATGTATTCAGTTCTTATACAATAGGGTTATTATATCCAGTCAATTCATATTTGACCAATATCAAAAGAAAGTAAGTTTGTAGTTCTTTCCTGCTTTGTTagtatagggggaaaaaaaatccaaaccccagtTTGGTGGGAGTGATTAAGCTGGACATCTAACTTAGGtaattgtatacttttttttgttatggCATTTACTAACTTCGGTAATTGTATGCTTTTTTTATCATGGCATTTTGGTGCATTTATGTCATATATTAGTTCCTTAATCCATCTCAGTACAACACAGTGATATGTTCAGGTAGGACAATGAACTTCCACAGTTGTCTGAAGTGTATGAAAAAGCAGTGATACCAAATGACTATTCCAAAATCAAATATGGTGTTAGCCCTACAAATTCTGattccagtgacttcagtgggagtgtGGCTTAACTAAAAACTGTAGGCTGAGGTAAAAAATTTAATTCCATTGGATTTGTGAAATCaagatttttggttttgagaggTAGATTTTTATTCGGTCCTCTCTGAAATAAATAGACATGTTCATATGGAGAATGAATTGAGAGACAAGACAAGGCAGAACAAGTTGCAAATAAAcccaatttttttctgaaatcctttaaaacaatatttacagCCAAATTGTATTTCTTGCTGGTCAAAACTTGGTTTCAATCAGACTTGAGAATCTCTGAATTTCAGAGTCTCTGAAACTGAAGTCCCTCGTGTGTTTCGTGGCTGTTACACATGTCCTGATAAAGTTAGCACATAAACCTCGGACTGCGTTAAAATTGCTGGTCTCCTGTTTTCTACATGTGAAGATTATTCCAGACATTTGTGGGTCCGTTGGAAGGCTTTggacctggggctgctgggggcagcgTTGCTGCAGGCTGAACGCCCTGTGGCCCCGACACACGCTGCTTGTgcttctttcactgaaaaaaattgttACAGTTTGATAATTGGACCCTTCCTATTTCCACATTTGCTGGAGACAAAGTCCTTCGC includes these proteins:
- the SFRP4 gene encoding secreted frizzled-related protein 4 — encoded protein: MLRALVAVSLWLRVSPRAQGAPCEAVRIPMCRSMPWNITRMPNHLHHSTQENAVLAIEQYEELVGTGCSPVLPFFLCAMYAPICTLEFLYDPIKPCRSVCQRARDGCEPIMRRYNHSWPESLACDDLPVYDRGVCISPEAIVTDLPEDVKWTDFTQGVMVPERHPEPDCKSRGQERCRCKKTKPTLSTYLAKNYSYIIHAKVKSVERGNCNEITTVVEVKDTLKSSTPIPLSQVPLLTNSSCQCPPLQPKQDVLIMCYEWRSRLMLLDGCLVEKWKDQLNKRFKRWEQRLQEQKLRTARSKNQNAGRSGRSGAPKPSTKNTNPLANGPKKATKIRNGQKEINPKKV